Genomic DNA from Setaria italica strain Yugu1 chromosome V, Setaria_italica_v2.0, whole genome shotgun sequence:
TCAGCTCACAGTTTTGTGACTTGTAGCCCTAACTGAGTTCTTAAATCTCTATTTTCTAAGTTGGGTTACCTACCTCAACATATTTATTAAAATATTCTTTATCATCTTAGAAGAGCGTGGATTTCACTGAAGCCAttggtttattttagaatataaTGTAGATTCTGTAACAATTTTGCAGGAAACATTACTTATTCATAAAGATCTGAGCAAGAGTGAGGGCCTTGATGATCTATTAGTGGAACTTGAAAAAGAAGGTCTGAATTCCAAATATATTACTTTCTTTCATTTGTTAGCAAAATGTGGATAAAAAATGATTCCGACACAGTAGTGAATACTGAATAGTTATAATCAGTGTATCATTACTTTAAGTTTCATATTGCAGGAGTAGTCATTTATGGTGGTCCTATTGCACATGACAAACTGAAACTGCCCAAGGTAGATTCATTTCGTCATGAGTATAGCTCAATGGCATGCACCCTTGAATTTGTTGATGATGTGCATTCAGCAATTGATCATATAAATCGTTATGGAAGGTAAAGTTGGTTTTCTTTTTGGTATCTAACCTCACCACTTGTCTACCTTTGACCAAATTTGGTTTCTTTTCAGTGCACACACAGATTGCATTATCACAACTGATGAAAAGGCTGCAGAATCTTTTCTGCAGCAAGTTGATAGGTATTGAAGCTCTTTCCACCATTCTTGTGGTTGGAATTGCTTATCTAAGTACCATTTATGATTGATTTATTCGATAAAACTTCTGTTTTATGATGATTTTGAATTTAATGAGTGTCATGACATTTCTGTTGAACTGGAACAGTGCGGCTGTGTTTCATAATGCAAGCACAAGGTTCTGTGATGGGACGCGCTTTGGTCTAGGTGCAGAGGTGTACCCTTTTGACTCTGTTTCTGCATACTACTATATGTACATACTTTTGTCATTTTATAACGTGAACAGTTTGGTTTTAGATGCCACGGCCATTTAATTCGATTTAGCTACTAAGATTTGCTTGAAACCTTGAATGGCTGAACTATTTATCAAGATAACAAAATCTTGTTTGAAGTACAAACCATTAAAGTAATGTAGTTTGTGAACAGCATTTTTCTTCCATCGAATGTTCGAACTGTGTTCTTTTTGCTGGAAGGATAATGGGGTATATGAAGTCTAAAACCATCCTGGAGAATCTTAGTAGGGTCAAATTAAACCATAGATGTGAAATTGGTGTAAGCTAAAAGGTTTAGGGTGTGATGCTGGTGCGCTTATCATCAAATTATTTCGCTTGTCTAATCTTGTCCAATGGCTTTGCATAGGTTGGCATAAGTACTGGGCGCATACATGCTCGTGGACCTGTTGGTGTTGATGGGCTTCTAACTACCCGCTGGTATGCTTTTAACACAATGAAATGTGTTTCCATATTTGATTGAGAGATTTTTTTCCCCAGCTCTGATGCTTTATCATCACCAGAGGGAAATAATGTACTTTTGCTCAAGCTATTACTATGTCCACGTGATACTTATGATCTTTATCCTTTCACCATATGTAGCATTCTACGAGGTAGTGGACAAGTGGTAAATGGTGACAAGGGAGTGGTTTACACCCACAGGGATCTTCCGTTGCAATGAGGCAAGTGATGTTTCACGCGGCTTCAAAAAAATGCTTTACCATGGTCACTAAACATCAACTTGCATCTTCACTTTACCACGGTCACTAATCATCAACTTGTGCCTTCTTTGCAGGAATAGAACCTCTGCTGGCGAACAATCGCTTGGAACAAATGGCTGGACTCCCCCGTTTAAGTACCTTTTCTTCATTCCAtggtgcaaagatgatgtctagTGTTGTTTAAAAAAGAGGGGAAGGAACTGGTACTATGTAGTTCTGCGATGCCTGCTGCTCATTATGTTGGATTTGCTTGGACCATTTTGGTGCCTGTAAGGTGTACTTGTTGCTTGTTGTGTACTTGCCGGTGTAACTATGGTACTTCCTTCGAGACATCTGTATTAGAGGTGTGGTAGCTAGAGAGGTGCGATGGCTCCGGATGAAGTTTGTATCTGTTTCTAGGCTATGATAGTGTGTGTTGTGCGCCTGAAATTTGTCAACTTAGATTATGCAATGATTATGCAATGATGCCATCATACTGCCACTGGCGGCGGCCTGAGTGTCATGCGGAACCTGGCCACTGCATCTGACTATCAGAGGGAGGGAGGTGTTGGTCTGTTTCTGGAGCATGTGGGCTTGGCTTGCGGCACCCCCGAAGTTGCCGGACTGGGGCCGTGCACCTTGGCTCCTGGCCTTTTGAGTGATCTTTGAGTCAAAAACAGTGAACATATagaaattaattgcataaataaTTCATCAATAAAACACATCAAAATCTCACAAGACTATCAGGTCCCTTAATCTCCACAGTCCGCAATATTCAGAATGCAATGACCGCATCACATACCAGATCAATGGACACTGAAAAAATGTCTAAATGATTTGCAGCTTTATATCACAGGCACATAGCCAGATTAGTTGGCGTATACATGATTCGTATCAATTGACATTGTCCATACACGGTTGCAGATTTAGTGTTGCAAATGTGACATGGACGAAGACTGCAAAGATGTGTTGAAGGGGGCTATCGTTACAAATTTGTCAAAATTGTCTGGTATGAGTGCCTTTTCACCAGACTCAGTAATCAATCTGAGGCCCCCTCCTTCAAAGATATCACCATGCCTAGTCTAATGAAATAAGTTAGGCTGTACAGAATGGTGTAAAAAAAATGTCTCCTTCAGTGATCATCTAGTATAATCAGTAAGAGGAGTTTGCAACATCTTCACCAATAGTCCCTGCATGAGCAAACTCCATCCCTGAAGTGGTGAAACCGATTCACATCCCTCACGATAATCTCTCGCTCTGTGAATTTGGAGATGAACTTGGTGACTGAATGACAGTCCTCGCACAGCCTCAGGTTCTTGGTGATCCTGATAGGCTCTCCCCTGCTGGTGTTGATAAGCCCAAAAGCAACTGCCAATTTCTCACTATGGCCAAGCAGAAtcctctccttttcctcctcttcaATATCATACAGAACAGTTCGTGTGTCAGGAACATAACCCTCGTTCTTCATCTGAGTCACAAACTCACCTATCAGGGCTTGCAGCTCCTCCACCTGTGGGTTCTTGTCATCCACAGAGCCAAAAGAGTACAGCTTCTTCTTAACCTCTATCCAGCTACAACCTGGCACCTTCTCCAAAGCATGCTCTTCAAGTAGCTCCTTTAGCACATCAACTTGGTTCTGCAATTTAGCTTGAGCATAAATATCTGCCAGCAGGATATAATTTCCAGCATTTCGGGGTTCAAGATCGAAGAGATGAGAGCATGCCATCTCAGCATACTCAACATGGCCATGAATCCTGCAAGCTCCAAGAAGTGAGCCCCAAACTTGAGGGCTTGGTCCAATGCGCATGCTCTGTATCAACTCCACAGCTTCATCCAAACGCCCAGCACGACCAAGAAGGTCAACCATGCAAGCATAGTGCTCTGCACGAGGTGTGACATTGTACTCCACCATTGATTCAAAGAGCTTCTTTCCCTCCTCCACAAATCCAGCATGGCTACAAGCCCCAAGCACACTGACAAATGTGATGATACTTGGTGAAATGCCCTCCTTGATCATCTCCTCAAACACTTGGAGTGACTCACGCCCAAAGCCATGCATTCCATATCCAGATATAAGTGAATTCCATGACACAACATCCCTCCTACGTCCTATCCAATCGAAGATGTACCGCCCGATTTGAAGGCATCCACATTTCATGTACATTGCCATCAATGCGTTGAGCACGGAAACAAGTGAGTCAAAACCCCTCCGAAGGATATATGCATGCAGCACTTTGCCCTGCCCAAGCGCATTCACCACAGCACAAGCATGCAAAACGCTAACAATTGTGATTGAGTTCGGTACCAGGTCTGCATCAGAAGCTATCATCTCCTGGAAGAGCTCAATCGCATCACCAGGGCGCTCATTCTTGGCGTAGCATCCAATCATGGCACTCCATGACACAACATTCCTCTCGGGCATCCAAGCAAACACACGCTCTGCATAGGTGACAATCCCAAGCTTCGCATAGCAGTCAATAAGAGTGGTGGCGACATGCGTGTGCAATCCATAGCCGCGACGAATGGCATGAGCGTGCATCTCCCGTACACGGGCAGAGGCCGGTGCGTGCGACGCTGACCCTGCAATGCAGGCCTTAAGCCCGTGCGCGTAGCTGTAGCTGTCGACGGGGACGCCTAGCCGGCCCATGTCGGCCAGACGCGCGAGCGCCTCCTCGCCATGgtcggcgagcgcgagcgcCTTGAGCATCGCGTTCCACACGAAGATGTTCTTCTCGGGCGCCTCGTCGAACACCTGGCGCGCGGCCGGGAGCGCGCTGAGCGCTGCGTAGGCGTCGATGAGGCGGGTCGACAGGAAGGGGTCCGAGCGGAACACGGGGTCGGCCTCGAGCCGGcggtgcacggcggcggcgagcgcggcgtccccggcccgcgcggcggcgaggaggagcgatTCGTAGGTGCGCTGCGTGGGCGCCGGGAGCCCCTGGAGGAGCGCCGCGGCCCGGGCGAGGCGCCCGTGGGCGCAGAGCGTCTGTATTAGGTGGTTGTCGTTCGCCGGCGAAGCGCCCGATGACGCGGGCGCGAGCGACGCGAGGCACCTGAGGCGCGTCAGCTTCGGCCGCCGGGACCCGAACGGGCGGTGGGGGAAGTGGAGTAAGGAGGTGTgcggggaggcgggggcggacatgggggtggagcggaggcggaggcggcggaaggCGAGGAGGGGCTTCAGGCTTCAccgtgcggcggcgcgggggataTTTCGAGGTGGGTTAGGTTGGGTTTGGTCGGAGCTCGGACAGAGCGGGTGGAGAGCGGAGGCGGAACGAACGGAACGGGCAGCGCCGCGCGCAGGTGGAGGGAGAAGCGTGTACTGTACTACTCCGTAGATTTTTGAGGCTTGGAAGGCCAGTGGGCTCGTTTTCTGGAGCGGCGTGGTGTGTGTGTTGGGCTAGCAATGGGCCAGGATGAGAAACGTCGTTTCGGCTTCGGTCGGATGGTGAGATTTTATTAGTGAGTGGGCCAGCATAAGTATCCCATTTTGTAGCTGTACACGAACAGCCCAAAATGATGTTGTAACTTTGTAAGGCCGAAACTAccctgtaaaaaaaaaaagacgaccACGACTGTCACGGTTGCCCGCTAGTGATGGATCAATGCTGCCTCTTGTCCGCGTGTTCCTCCTTTGTCTACTCTCCATGCGTTTGTTAGACATTGGATTAATTGTTGGGGTTGCCGAGACAAGCTCTATATAGAGCAACAGAGGGAAAACACCTGTGTTTTAGTTGGAGAACGAGAGATGCCGTCTGCTTATGAGAAATTGAGAATAGCCAGGTAACATTTGAAGACTTCAACGTCCCGTCCATTTCCCGCTTGGGCATCCATACGGAGTACTACTATTCATCTTGCACCTATATCAATCAGGCACCTAGCAAGCGCTGAGTGTGCTAGATACTAGTGCTATCAGGCTAGCAGCCGATGTGCCGATGACAGCTCGCGCTGGATTATCTCATGATTGCTCGACACCTGAAAAGAGACGCCAGGCCACAAAAcctcggcgcggcgcggcgcggcagtcCGCACTAGCAGCAGGCACTCCCAGTCCCAGTCGAAAGGGGGCGTGCGCTGATGGGAAAGCGATGGCTGGTGCCGGCCGCATCCCCTGGCCAATCCCGCCCGCGCCCGGTGCCTACTGGACACTGCTCCTCCGTGTCATTTCCGATGAAAGCCCGCCAGTTATTCTATGCAGCAGAACAGTATGAGCCTGTCATTTCCGAGACAAAAGCAGGTGATGTGTGCCACTGCCAGTGCCAGTGGCGGGTAGTGGTGGGAGCAACCGGCCGCGGCAGCATCGTCGGCACAGCTTGCAGCTGCACTGCACCTTCGCTTGCCTCACCGCTTGCATCGGACCCGGATTGGCCAAGAGACACCGGGGGTGATGGCGCGTGATGCTGATACCAGACCAGACGGACCAAACCGAGCGGGCATTTTTAAAGGCGTTCCAAATCCAAACAGGGATCGGATCAGCCATATCTTAGAGTGGAAACGGCATATGCTTTTGATCATGTGCTTGTGTGTGGCTGGCCGTGCCCATGCTGGCTGGCGGAGGCTCCCGGAGATATGtgcaaagggaaaaaaaaaggcaattgATTGGCGGTGGGGACGGAACAAAGCCTTGCTTTCGAGAGGCATGTACCTGGAGAAGGAAGCAAGCAGTGCAGCAGATGGAGGCCTCGTTTTACTGAAGCTTTCGACGGCGCCAATGGTGCGCCAAAGAGCTAGAAAATAACATAGGTTTCACCAATCATACCATACCATTACTCTAGCTGCAGCTCTGAACTTTTCTTTTCTGAGAGTGAACACAGCACAAACTACTCATTGTTTCTGCAACAACAGTAGTACTATAAAAAAATTGGAGGACAAGATGAACAGCTAGCACACTTTTTATTTGGTATATATTCAGAAATTGACCTCGATTGATGTCATGACAACTTGACAAGTGCGCTAACGTTGTACTGGTAATTCGTACGCCACCAATTTtcgaaaggaaaaaaacaatagTACACCACCGACGTGTAGTGTTGTCAGCGGCTATTACATACGCGATAGGCCGAAAGAACATTTCAACCCCCCGAGGCCCTGAGTACCTGACGCCTAAAAAAGGACATGAGCAGTATTCTTTTAAATATGAACAGTAGCTACAGCAGGTGCTACGCCTTTCTTTAGAGGGTCCTGACAGCAGTCACTGACGTGCATGGATTCCTTCCAAACAAAAATACAACGTGCATGAAGCCAGTCAAGGATAATGGACCCCCAGAGAAGCCTATCTCCAGGTACCATTCTATATTGGCCAAAATCACAAATGTCTCATGCTGCAAAACCAAGAATCGCAGCTACTGTGTGACAACGCATGCCAAGGCAACATGGTTGACAAAGCAGGATCCATCATATCTTTGCCATTTGGGGTACTGTGACGGTAGTTTAATCCAAAGATCAGAAGGTAAACCAATCAGCAGCTGACAGCCCCAACATAGTCTGTTAGCGTGACAAAACGGGCTACTAAACGTTAGCAAGTGGGCAAATCATACTTTTGTCCAGGCTTTAGGAGGCTACCCCGTACAAGGATGCAAGATGCATCACAAAATGTCTGCTTGCTTAGTAGTTTAATACACACAAAAAGGCAAGCAAATCAAGCTGAAAGACCAAGGCCAGTTGTTCATGTTGTCCAGGGACAAGTTAAATCTTCAGCACAGTGTACAGTAGCAGCATCCCCACTTTTGGTCATGAACAATagctgacttttttttttcctggcaTTTGGTAACACACACTTCCTTTGGGAATATGTGACAACGCCTAGACTTCACAATACCAGGCTAAAGGAACAGCAACAACGTCTCACCATATTTATAAAATCTCATCTCAGAGCAAACGTGTATTGGCAACTTGGGAAGGTATTCTCATGCTCTCTATTAGCCCAACAAGTCAAATATTTGACAGCACACCTCGATCTACAGGGGCTCACCAAGTCAGCAATGTTTCTTTCTCCACCCTCCAAAGAAATTGATTCAAACTGATCACGCCAAAGCCACCAAGTGATCCACTTATATACCATTCTAACATACTAGTAGCGGTACAATACAAGGTTATGCACCATCAGCAAACTGacagatgcagcagcagcaatagcATTAGCAGCCATATCAGCCAACAAAATCATGCACCAAATGGCCACCCATCTCCTTGCCGAAATGCCGGTCCTGGCCTCCGAACGAACCCATCATGTAGGCATCACTGACCTCCTCCAGCCCGAAACGGTGGGCGAGGTTGGGCGGGAGGGACGCCGGGAGCGGCTCGGCGATGCACACCCTGTTGTTCTGGTGGAGGCCGAGGGTGAGGGACACACCACCGTTCCCCGCCCCGCCGATGCCGCTCATTGATCCgagctgctggtggtgctgcgATGACGCGAGGCTGTGCTGATGCTGCGGCGTCGACAGGCCATTGTATGCGAAAGTGACCTGCCCCTGCTGGATGGAGTGGGACATCTGGGAGAGCTCATCCGGGAAGCCCTGAGAAGCAGGGATGGCGTGGTTCCGAGTGATGCTGCTGCTTTGGCCGAGCTGGGAGTCGGAAGGATCGGAGGGCTTCCCGCTGCTCTCAGAAGAATGCTGGGTCTGGTGATGCATAGCGCGCTGGCTCTTGTCAAGGGCTGGATGCTTGTGGACCTGCCTCATCTCGAGGTTGTGGATTTCTTCCACCATCGGTTTCCACAGCCGGACTCTTGCATTGATAAACCAATTCGATACCTGCAAAGTGTTATAATAAACCATCAGAAAGTTTCAGGAATTAGAATTTAATACCAAATATGCCGAAACTAGTTGAAACAGGTACATAACAATCACTGTAATAAATCGAACATGAGCTACTACTATCCTATCTTACTATCTATAGCAAAATTCAACAAGCAGCATGGCTATTTACCTGGTTCCGTGTTAAACCCGTCTGTTTAGCTAGCATTTGCTTGTCACCATCAGTTGGATATCTGGACAATTAGATTATCAGACAGAGATCCATGCCATTGGAGAATATTAAAAGGTGAATGAATCAACAATAGTCAAAAGGGGCACATATACAACAGTGCACACATTGACAATGTACAAGAAGGAACCAGGTGACCTTAGATCAGCACATCAAAGACAACTGTTGTGGTCAAGCACATTCAGTATCTTTATTATATCCATGGTTGAGCAATGTGGTATGTTGATGTTAAAGGAAGGTTGGACAAATAGACATCAAGCACTGATTGATATGGGATCTAACCAAAGGACAAAATTGACCAACTGTGGATCGGAAACCTTTTTCCACCATAAGCCAGGAAAGACTAGTACCAACAATTATGAAACTGACTGAACTCCAGATGCAAACTCTAAAGTTACAAATTATCAGCAACTCAGCATCTTGAGGTTGTACCAATAATTTCGATGTAACTGATGATACACAATTTCAACTTTTAGATCATACATCATGCAAAGCAATTGTACTATGAAAGCTAAACATAATCTGCAGAACAAACTAGTAAATCATTGTGGTACAATCTAAATTTGGTTGGAAGTAAAGCTCACTTTCAGAGTTGTCGTGACTGTGCTGCCATACCCATCAGACATAGGGTTCCTTACCAAACCAATGCAACAACGCACCTTACAGTACTTCGAAGTAATGAGTACTATCTAACAGAGATTGCAACAGCGTCCTTAGACCCACTAAGCAGGAACCTCCTGCATATTTATGATGGGAACAGCTCAAAAATGCATTTCACGTACAGGTATAAAGTCTGGGCAACCATCATGTTAGAAACTCCAACGTAATGATTTGGAAGCCATGGCATTCTATCACGCAAGTTTAACACAATGATTCGGACACGCAGGAATGTCTGCTGTGGTGTCACCAAAACATCTAATCCCATACTCtctccatgcatgtatcaaaTCACAAATCATCATTTTAGAACGGCATCATGGCGCCATGTCCAACAAACAGCAACTCATCATGAATGGTCAAGTTGACAGGTCTCCATGCCCCATTAGCTACCTAGAGTAGATATTGAGCTTCCAATCCTAATCACTAAAAGTAACCTAAGAGTCATCGCGACGCTAATCATCCTTAACGTCATCATCATCTTGAAACAAGTGCACTGTAGTCATGTCCTAATGGCATTTCATTTCTATGCAAAAATGAACATTTTGAAAAGGCAAGAGGACTTACGGATGCAGGAAGTGTTCGAACAGCCAAGCACGAAGCACGGAGACGGCTCGCTCTGGGAGCCCACGCTGCGGCCGCCAGATGTTGTGCGGCTGGCCGAACGCAGCCACGCTGCTTGCTCTCTGGAGGGCGGCGGCACTGCCGCTGGCGAGCCCGAACATGGCGATGTCCTTGC
This window encodes:
- the LOC101779769 gene encoding pentatricopeptide repeat-containing protein At3g46790, chloroplastic, which encodes MSAPASPHTSLLHFPHRPFGSRRPKLTRLRCLASLAPASSGASPANDNHLIQTLCAHGRLARAAALLQGLPAPTQRTYESLLLAAARAGDAALAAAVHRRLEADPVFRSDPFLSTRLIDAYAALSALPAARQVFDEAPEKNIFVWNAMLKALALADHGEEALARLADMGRLGVPVDSYSYAHGLKACIAGSASHAPASARVREMHAHAIRRGYGLHTHVATTLIDCYAKLGIVTYAERVFAWMPERNVVSWSAMIGCYAKNERPGDAIELFQEMIASDADLVPNSITIVSVLHACAVVNALGQGKVLHAYILRRGFDSLVSVLNALMAMYMKCGCLQIGRYIFDWIGRRRDVVSWNSLISGYGMHGFGRESLQVFEEMIKEGISPSIITFVSVLGACSHAGFVEEGKKLFESMVEYNVTPRAEHYACMVDLLGRAGRLDEAVELIQSMRIGPSPQVWGSLLGACRIHGHVEYAEMACSHLFDLEPRNAGNYILLADIYAQAKLQNQVDVLKELLEEHALEKVPGCSWIEVKKKLYSFGSVDDKNPQVEELQALIGEFVTQMKNEGYVPDTRTVLYDIEEEEKERILLGHSEKLAVAFGLINTSRGEPIRITKNLRLCEDCHSVTKFISKFTEREIIVRDVNRFHHFRDGVCSCRDYW